In one Fundulus heteroclitus isolate FHET01 chromosome 3, MU-UCD_Fhet_4.1, whole genome shotgun sequence genomic region, the following are encoded:
- the cited4b gene encoding cbp/p300-interacting transactivator 4b: MADHMMMPMNHSSAGTGLHGYRMGMNGGLQAGHQQHANQQGMRALPNGQMMHYGGNQASMEAAMRQRQAMVGGPMNGQLNGAQIGHHQMTSGNMMYNGQPQQQQQHQHHHHHPQQQQQQQQQQHHMHPQQHQQQAQPQQQQQQQQFMNGGLTSQQLMASMQLQKLNTQYHGHPLGPMGGNHMGPTNQYRMNPAQLASMQHMAGPALALNGMDADMIDEDVLTSLVMELGLDRVQELPELFLGQNEFDFISDFVSKQQPSTVSC; the protein is encoded by the coding sequence ATGGCCGATCATATGATGATGCCCATGAATCACAGCTCAGCAGGCACCGGTCTCCACGGTTACAGGATGGGCATGAATGGCGGCCTGCAGGCAGGTCACCAACAGCACGCCAACCAGCAGGGCATGAGGGCGCTTCCCAACGGCCAGATGATGCACTACGGAGGCAACCAGGCCAGCATGGAGGCCGCCATGAGGCAGCGGCAGGCCATGGTGGGCGGGCCCATGAATGGACAGCTCAACGGGGCCCAGATAGGTCACCACCAGATGACCTCTGGTAACATGATGTACAATGGAcagcctcagcagcagcagcaacaccaacaccaccaccaccaccctcagcagcagcaacagcagcagcagcagcagcatcacatGCATccgcagcagcatcagcagcaggcccagccgcagcagcagcagcaacaacaacagttCATGAATGGAGGTTTAACGTCTCAGCAGCTCATGGCCAGCATGCAGCTCCAGAAGCTAAACACCCAGTACCATGGACACCCGCTGGGACCTATGGGTGGGAACCACATGGGGCCTACAAACCAGTACCGAATGAACCCAGCTCAACTGGCTAGCATGCAGCACATGGCCGGGCCCGCGCTGGCCCTGAATGGAATGGACGCAGATATGATTGACGAGGACGTCCTGACGTCACTAGTCATGGAACTGGGCTTGGACCGGGTCCAGGAGCTACCAGAACTCTTCCTGGGCCAGAACGAGTTTGATTTTATCTCAGACTTTGTGAGCAAGCAGCAACCCAGCACTGTCAGCTGCTGA